From the genome of Eucalyptus grandis isolate ANBG69807.140 chromosome 2, ASM1654582v1, whole genome shotgun sequence, one region includes:
- the LOC104435573 gene encoding uncharacterized protein LOC104435573 translates to MVRPVSTYTIEHPESVALSVGLFISVVALVALCAKHARRIPKVQEKEPGRPRVAKKSPLASPRHPVGAIGNKANPFAITKKGDPEYETSGDHDKGTEGFGEGGLWQRAILMGDKCRPPEFSGAIYYDSYGNQLQEPPKSPRAASPLPSFLVSVAKE, encoded by the coding sequence ATGGTGCGTCCCGTCTCAACGTACACCATCGAACATCCTGAATCCGTCGCGCTATCCGTTGGGTTGTTCATCTCGGTCGTGGCTCTAGTGGCGCTGTGCGCGAAGCATGCACGCCGGATCCCGAAAGTCCAAGAGAAGGAACCGGGCAGGCCCCGAGTTGCGAAGAAATCACCTTTGGCATCGCCACGGCATCCCGTAGGGGCCATCGGCAACAAGGCCAATCCTTTTGCTATCACCAAGAAAGGCGATCCGGAATACGAGACCAGTGGAGATCATGATAAGGGCACTGAAGGATTCGGAGAGGGGGGTCTATGGCAAAGGGCAATTCTGATGGGAGATAAATGCAGGCCACCAGAGTTTTCAGGCGCGATATATTATGACAGCTACGGTAATCAGCTGCAGGAGCCACCCAAGTCGCCGAGGGCGGCTAGTCCTTTGCCAAGTTTTCTGGTTTCTGTAGCGAAAGAATAA